One segment of Pseudodesulfovibrio sp. 5S69 DNA contains the following:
- a CDS encoding LL-diaminopimelate aminotransferase, producing MSEFKLADRLSALPPYLFAAIDKAKAEVAKKGMDIISLGIGDPDLPTPEFIIEALYESAKKPKNHRYPDYVGMLAYRQAVADWYKQRFNVDLDPETEVVSLIGSKEGIAHFPLAYVNPGDTVLVATPNYPVYGVATEFAGGRVEYLPLLEENDFLVDLDAIADETWAKAKMIFVCYPNNPTAATATKPFYEKLIEKAKEFNVIVVSDAAYTEIYYDPDNKPLSIMECEGAKDVCIEFHSLSKTYNMTGWRIGMAVGNKSLVAGLGKIKENVDSGIFQAVQEAGIAALREGEPFAESFRTIYKERRDVVSAALTKIGIKHRVPDASFYLWCNVPEGYKSAEFVTNVLMKTGVVLTPGNGFGTPGEGYFRISLTVNNDKLEEAVSRISKL from the coding sequence ATGTCTGAATTCAAGTTGGCCGACCGCCTCTCGGCGCTGCCTCCGTACCTGTTTGCCGCCATCGACAAGGCCAAGGCCGAAGTCGCCAAAAAGGGCATGGATATCATAAGCCTGGGCATCGGCGACCCCGACCTGCCCACCCCGGAGTTCATCATTGAGGCGCTGTACGAAAGCGCCAAAAAGCCGAAGAACCACCGCTATCCCGACTACGTCGGCATGCTGGCCTACCGCCAGGCCGTGGCCGACTGGTACAAGCAGCGTTTCAACGTGGACCTTGATCCCGAGACCGAGGTGGTCAGCCTGATCGGCTCCAAGGAGGGCATCGCCCATTTCCCGCTGGCCTACGTCAATCCCGGCGACACCGTCCTGGTAGCCACGCCGAACTACCCGGTCTACGGCGTCGCCACCGAGTTCGCCGGGGGAAGGGTGGAATATCTGCCCCTGCTCGAGGAAAACGACTTCCTCGTAGACTTGGATGCCATCGCCGACGAGACCTGGGCCAAGGCCAAGATGATCTTCGTCTGCTACCCGAACAACCCGACCGCGGCCACGGCGACCAAGCCCTTTTACGAGAAGCTCATCGAGAAGGCCAAGGAGTTCAACGTCATCGTGGTCTCCGACGCGGCCTACACCGAAATTTACTACGATCCGGACAACAAGCCCCTCTCCATCATGGAATGCGAGGGAGCCAAAGACGTCTGCATCGAGTTCCACTCCCTGTCCAAGACCTACAACATGACCGGCTGGCGCATCGGCATGGCCGTGGGCAACAAGAGCCTTGTCGCAGGTCTGGGCAAGATCAAGGAAAATGTGGACTCCGGCATCTTCCAGGCCGTCCAGGAGGCGGGCATCGCCGCCCTGCGCGAGGGCGAGCCCTTTGCCGAGAGCTTCCGGACCATCTACAAGGAGCGCCGGGACGTGGTCAGCGCCGCCCTGACCAAGATCGGCATCAAGCACCGTGTGCCGGACGCCTCCTTCTACCTGTGGTGCAACGTACCGGAAGGGTACAAGTCCGCGGAATTCGTGACCAACGTGCTCATGAAGACCGGCGTCGTCCTGACCCCCGGCAACGGTTTTGGCACACCCGGGGAAGGGTACTTCCGCATTTCCCTGACCGTGAACAACGACAAACTTGAGGAGGCCGTATCCAGAATTTCGAAACTGTGA